TTTAATTAGGTTTTTGCGCCGCTGGCCGATAAAAACGGATGTCAGCGGTCATTAAACTGAAAGAAGGTGTTATGCAGAGCAAAACTTTATCATTATTGATCATTATATTATCTGGTCTGTGGTTGAGTAGTGCAGAGACGGTTAATGCACAGGAAATTAAAGCGGTTCAGCTGTATACCCAGGATGAGCTGATTAATTTGATTAACCGTAATGAACACCTCGATCGGGTTGTGCTGGACCGGTGTCAGCTAAATCGCGACATTGAGGCGCGCGCCGAAGTGTTAAAAGTGCCGGCATATCAGTTTTTGTGGGGCGATATGTTAGCGTGGGGCGTTTGCCTGGAAGCCGATCCTGAGCGCGGCGTCGACTTTATGCGCCAGGCGGCTAATCAGGGATTACCCGCTGCCCTGGAACAACTGGGACGCTACTACAGCCAGGGAAAGTTAGTGCAACAGGACCGCAAGCAGGCGGTTATTTACTTACGCGAAGCCTCCGCGCTGGGTAATCTCAAAGCACAAATGCAACTGGCAGAGTTATTCATTGATGGCCATGGCTCACCCTATGATTATCAGGATGCCTACCAATGGCTTTACAATGCGGTCACCAACGATAAACAAACCCATCAGACAATTGCGAATTATTTAGCACAACTCGAAAAGTTAATGCATCCGCGTGCGGTAAGGGCGGCGCGTACGCCGCTGGACTCATAGCAATTTACCCACTATCGCGCTGTTAAAGCCCGGCTAAACAGCAGGCGCTGGCGCATGCTACCAGATGTAATTTAACAACCTTGCAATTGTGTAAAAAATAGTCAATATTGAGTTTTATTACCACGTGACGATTTTAAGCAGGGAGCGAGACAATGGAACTTGGCGCATTTTCAGTGAGTTTGGCGGTTAAAGATATCAACGCGTCCAGGGCATTTTACGAAAAGCTTGGTTTTACTGAATTCGGTGGCAATCTTGCGCATAACTACCTGATTATGAAAAACGGCCCGCATGTTATTGGCCTGTTTCAGGGTATGTTTGAAGGGAATGTTTTAACCTTTAATCCGGGCTGGGATCAGGATTGCAACAGCCTGTCGTCATTTACCGATGTCAGAGATATCGAGTCCGCCCTGAAAGACGGTGGCGTGACCTTAACCAAATCAACCCAGCCAGGCACCACGGGGCCAGAAAGTATTGCCGTGCTGGATCCTGATGGTAATGCTATTTTAATCGACCAGCACCTGTAGCGACTGGTCATTGTTCACGACGCTCGTCATGGTAATCACACTTTTCCTCAGTTTAGCCAGCTGTTCGCTGGGTCCTATGCCGTAATCAAACTTTCGTGCCTTCAGGTCAGTCGTTTTACTGACATATTTGTTTACAATCGATTTATAAGCCAGAGTAGCGTGCTGCAATG
This genomic interval from Alteromonas gilva contains the following:
- a CDS encoding tetratricopeptide repeat protein; the protein is MQSKTLSLLIIILSGLWLSSAETVNAQEIKAVQLYTQDELINLINRNEHLDRVVLDRCQLNRDIEARAEVLKVPAYQFLWGDMLAWGVCLEADPERGVDFMRQAANQGLPAALEQLGRYYSQGKLVQQDRKQAVIYLREASALGNLKAQMQLAELFIDGHGSPYDYQDAYQWLYNAVTNDKQTHQTIANYLAQLEKLMHPRAVRAARTPLDS
- a CDS encoding VOC family protein, producing the protein MELGAFSVSLAVKDINASRAFYEKLGFTEFGGNLAHNYLIMKNGPHVIGLFQGMFEGNVLTFNPGWDQDCNSLSSFTDVRDIESALKDGGVTLTKSTQPGTTGPESIAVLDPDGNAILIDQHL